The following are encoded in a window of Flavobacterium sp. WC2421 genomic DNA:
- a CDS encoding AraC family transcriptional regulator encodes MIPTKELGFLQKVNQYPKTTYIYHTKIEERLDMHSHNKHQLTYVEGGAAFLKTNNNSYFLPARHYVWIPAGMEHFIELKTSVSMIRNIYIPTHILTNNEFYSKMGIYPASNLILEMILYTENWSENIFEKEKSKYQYIKTLGTIIAEISKNPLPVVIPTTTNVRLSPILKHIHFHVDQPLLLKDVAKLFGFSSRSLSRLFRDTLDISFLQYVKLTRIILSMEKLLQTELSISEIAYASGYNSLATFSNTFYNLAKIRPVDFRKTNREISK; translated from the coding sequence ATGATACCGACAAAAGAGCTAGGATTTTTACAGAAAGTGAATCAATATCCTAAGACCACTTACATATACCACACTAAGATTGAAGAGCGTCTCGACATGCATAGTCATAACAAGCATCAACTTACCTATGTAGAAGGGGGTGCGGCCTTCTTAAAAACAAACAACAATTCCTATTTTTTACCCGCCCGACATTATGTATGGATTCCCGCAGGGATGGAACATTTCATTGAATTAAAAACATCTGTAAGTATGATTCGAAATATTTATATTCCAACTCATATCCTTACTAACAATGAATTTTATTCGAAAATGGGAATTTACCCTGCTTCCAATTTAATTTTGGAGATGATACTATATACTGAAAACTGGAGTGAGAATATTTTTGAAAAAGAAAAAAGTAAATACCAATACATAAAAACTCTAGGTACTATTATTGCTGAAATCAGTAAAAACCCACTGCCTGTTGTTATTCCTACTACTACAAATGTACGATTGAGTCCCATTTTAAAACACATTCATTTTCACGTTGACCAACCATTACTATTAAAAGATGTTGCAAAATTATTTGGTTTTAGTAGCCGTAGTCTTTCCCGTTTATTTAGAGATACTTTGGACATATCCTTTCTACAATATGTAAAACTCACCCGAATTATTCTCAGTATGGAAAAACTGTTACAAACTGAATTGTCTATTAGCGAAATTGCCTATGCATCTGGATATAATAGTTTAGCCACTTTTAGTAATACTTTTTATAATTTGGCTAAAATAAGACCCGTTGACTTTAGAAAAACGAACCGAGAGATTTCTAAATAA
- a CDS encoding DnaJ C-terminal domain-containing protein, giving the protein MAFIDYYKVLEIDKKATETEIKKAYRKMARKYHPDLNPNDKQAEIKFKEVNEANEVLSNPENRKKYDEYGENWQHAEEFEKSKRQQQHYQGSGQQGGFAGFEGGDYSDFFESMFGGRGARGSGRGSAQFKGQDFNAELHLDLKEVYTTHKRTLTISGKNIRLTIPAGVENGQVIKITGHGGDGAGGGPKGDLYITFSISNHTDFKRDKDNLYSTVDLDLYSAILGGEITVNTFDGKVKLKVAPGTQNGTTVKLKGKGFPVYKKEGQFGDLYINYQIVVPTNLTDKEKELFTELAKLKKP; this is encoded by the coding sequence ATGGCATTTATAGACTATTACAAAGTATTAGAAATAGATAAAAAAGCAACGGAGACGGAAATAAAGAAAGCCTACCGGAAAATGGCTCGTAAATACCATCCTGACCTAAATCCCAACGACAAACAAGCCGAAATAAAATTTAAAGAAGTCAATGAAGCCAATGAAGTATTAAGCAATCCTGAAAATCGTAAAAAGTATGATGAATATGGTGAAAATTGGCAACATGCCGAAGAATTTGAGAAATCAAAAAGACAGCAACAACACTATCAAGGAAGCGGGCAACAAGGCGGCTTTGCTGGTTTTGAAGGAGGTGATTATTCTGATTTTTTTGAATCCATGTTTGGCGGTAGAGGGGCTAGAGGTAGTGGACGAGGTAGCGCACAATTTAAAGGACAAGATTTTAATGCCGAATTACATTTAGATCTTAAAGAGGTTTACACCACACACAAACGTACGTTAACTATTAGTGGTAAAAACATCCGACTCACAATACCTGCTGGAGTAGAAAATGGCCAAGTCATAAAAATCACTGGACATGGTGGCGATGGCGCAGGTGGTGGACCAAAAGGTGATTTATATATCACCTTCTCGATATCAAACCATACTGATTTTAAACGCGACAAGGACAATCTATATTCTACTGTGGATTTAGACCTTTATAGTGCCATTTTAGGAGGTGAAATTACTGTAAATACATTTGACGGAAAAGTAAAACTAAAAGTAGCGCCTGGAACTCAAAATGGTACTACAGTAAAACTTAAAGGAAAAGGTTTTCCTGTTTATAAAAAGGAAGGACAATTTGGAGACCTATACATCAACTACCAAATTGTAGTTCCAACCAACCTGACGGATAAAGAAAAAGAATTATTCACAGAACTTGCTAAGCTAAAAAAACCATGA
- a CDS encoding chaperone modulator CbpM has protein sequence MSIENFIPVNTLCIHYKMEQSFFGTLSEMGLIEIQIIDKTPYIHQDSLYEVEKMIRMHKDLEVNLEGIDVVLNLLQKIDSLKKEIHTVRNRLRLYEN, from the coding sequence ATGAGTATAGAAAATTTTATCCCCGTAAATACCCTATGTATTCATTATAAAATGGAGCAAAGCTTCTTTGGTACTTTAAGTGAAATGGGGCTTATTGAAATCCAAATTATTGATAAAACACCCTACATCCATCAAGATTCATTATATGAAGTGGAAAAAATGATTCGGATGCATAAGGATTTAGAAGTAAATCTTGAAGGAATCGATGTTGTTCTCAACTTATTACAAAAGATAGATTCCTTAAAAAAAGAAATTCATACGGTTAGAAACCGCTTGCGATTGTACGAAAACTAA
- a CDS encoding F0F1 ATP synthase subunit gamma, which yields MAHHKIPQVLGRLETTLSALIREYLFVSLFKSCTESLATENARSLSAMQRAEKNISELLDTLHHKYHRLRQSSIDEELFDVVSGFEALKNK from the coding sequence TTGGCCCACCACAAAATACCGCAGGTTTTAGGAAGGTTGGAAACTACTTTATCGGCGCTAATACGTGAATATCTTTTTGTATCTTTATTCAAATCTTGTACTGAATCACTAGCTACTGAAAATGCTAGAAGCTTGAGTGCTATGCAAAGAGCCGAAAAAAATATTTCAGAATTATTGGATACGCTCCATCATAAATACCATCGGTTAAGACAAAGTTCCATTGATGAAGAATTATTCGATGTAGTATCCGGATTTGAAGCATTAAAAAACAAATAG
- a CDS encoding thymidine phosphorylase family protein, whose translation MKTAFNTLKLVYLGIDTQKENVVFMRKDCHICKSEGFEAHNRILVTANNHSIIATLFIITNGIIKDGTAGLSDSAYEDLNAKEGDELSFSHVQPVASMRSIRSKMYGKELNDNDLQNIIDDIVKGQYSNIEIAAFITACAGDNLNIHEIIGLTKAMVNSGKKLSWNKPIVVDKHCVGGLPGNRTTPIVVAIITQYGLTIPKTSSRAITSPAGTADTLETITEVNLDINQIKKVVEKENGCFVWGGSIKLSPADDILIRIERALDVDSEGQMIASVLSKKIAAGSTHVVIDIPIGKTAKVRTEEDAEKLRYYFHVVGKSMGIEVKVLFTDGSQPIGRGIGPSLEAMDVLSVLRNEKEAPQDLRNKALYIAGAIIDLANTQSKENGFNTAEKILSSGKAYEKFTAICKAQGGFKEPEYAIYKKDIYADKSGIVTEINNRKLAKVAKLAGAPHDSKAGVMLQTPLNTPLNKGDLLFSIYAETEGELKYAVEYLKTEPNIILIH comes from the coding sequence ATGAAAACTGCATTTAACACTTTAAAACTTGTTTATCTTGGCATTGATACCCAAAAAGAAAATGTTGTCTTCATGCGTAAAGATTGTCATATCTGTAAATCTGAGGGATTTGAAGCACATAACAGAATTTTAGTTACTGCAAATAACCATTCAATAATTGCTACTTTATTTATAATCACCAATGGAATTATAAAAGATGGAACTGCAGGTCTTTCTGATAGTGCTTATGAAGATTTAAACGCTAAAGAAGGTGATGAACTTAGTTTTTCTCATGTGCAACCAGTTGCCTCCATGCGAAGTATACGATCTAAAATGTATGGAAAAGAATTAAATGATAATGACTTACAAAACATTATTGATGACATTGTGAAAGGACAATATTCTAACATAGAAATTGCCGCTTTTATTACTGCCTGTGCTGGCGATAATCTTAATATTCATGAAATTATTGGGCTTACGAAAGCAATGGTCAACTCTGGTAAAAAACTTTCTTGGAATAAACCAATAGTAGTCGACAAACATTGCGTAGGCGGGCTACCTGGAAACCGTACAACGCCTATTGTTGTAGCTATAATTACTCAATATGGGCTTACAATTCCTAAAACATCTTCCCGGGCCATCACTTCTCCAGCAGGTACAGCGGACACATTGGAAACAATAACAGAGGTCAATTTGGATATTAATCAAATTAAAAAAGTAGTCGAAAAAGAAAATGGTTGTTTTGTATGGGGTGGCTCTATAAAACTTAGTCCTGCTGATGATATTTTAATTCGTATTGAAAGAGCACTTGATGTCGATAGCGAAGGTCAAATGATAGCCTCAGTTTTGTCCAAAAAAATCGCTGCAGGCTCTACCCATGTAGTTATTGATATTCCAATTGGAAAAACGGCCAAGGTAAGAACTGAAGAAGATGCTGAAAAACTACGGTATTATTTTCATGTTGTTGGAAAGTCAATGGGTATAGAAGTAAAAGTACTTTTCACAGATGGATCACAACCTATAGGTAGAGGAATTGGGCCATCATTGGAGGCTATGGATGTGCTAAGTGTGTTACGAAATGAAAAAGAAGCTCCTCAAGACTTGAGAAACAAAGCGTTATATATTGCTGGTGCCATTATAGATTTGGCAAATACACAATCAAAAGAAAATGGATTTAATACAGCCGAAAAAATTCTTTCTTCCGGTAAAGCTTATGAAAAATTCACTGCCATTTGTAAAGCCCAAGGTGGATTTAAAGAACCTGAATATGCAATTTATAAAAAAGACATTTATGCTGATAAATCAGGAATTGTAACCGAAATTAACAATCGTAAACTTGCTAAAGTAGCAAAACTTGCAGGTGCACCACATGATTCTAAAGCAGGAGTAATGCTTCAAACTCCATTAAATACTCCATTAAATAAGGGAGATTTACTATTTTCTATCTACGCTGAAACTGAGGGAGAATTAAAATATGCAGTTGAATATTTAAAAACGGAACCAAATATTATTTTGATACATTAA
- a CDS encoding ribose-phosphate pyrophosphokinase has protein sequence MKKIFFALPENEKLTLQLIQKEQGENGQVEIRKFPDGETYIRILSDVRDKEVFLVCTLHQPDNKIVPLFFLAKTAKEMGAKSVSLIAPYLAYMRQDTIFNPGEGVTSTYFASFISSFVNRLITIDPHLHRRSTLAEIYSIPTKMRHAAALISLYIKNNIKKPLLIGPDMESEQWVSEVAKNANAPYITLTKIRHGDRNVNVSIPQVEQYNNHTPVLVDDIISTGRTLIETILHLKKAGMQPPICIGVHAVFAGNAYQEILKSGAKEVITCNTIPHQSNKIDISDLLLS, from the coding sequence ATGAAAAAAATATTTTTTGCTTTACCTGAAAATGAGAAACTTACACTTCAACTAATTCAAAAAGAACAGGGAGAAAATGGTCAGGTCGAAATTCGTAAATTTCCAGACGGTGAAACTTATATTCGAATATTATCGGATGTAAGGGACAAAGAGGTATTTCTTGTTTGTACTCTTCACCAACCTGACAATAAAATAGTACCTCTATTTTTCTTGGCAAAAACGGCTAAAGAAATGGGGGCCAAAAGCGTTAGTCTTATTGCTCCCTATCTAGCTTATATGCGACAAGACACTATTTTTAACCCTGGAGAAGGAGTTACTTCTACCTATTTTGCTAGTTTTATTTCCAGTTTTGTAAACCGCTTAATCACAATCGACCCGCACTTACACCGCCGTAGTACCTTGGCTGAAATATATTCAATCCCAACAAAAATGAGACATGCAGCAGCTCTTATTTCTTTATATATAAAAAACAATATTAAAAAACCTCTATTGATTGGGCCAGACATGGAAAGTGAACAATGGGTATCTGAGGTGGCAAAAAATGCCAATGCGCCTTATATCACATTAACAAAAATTCGCCATGGAGATCGAAATGTAAACGTCTCTATTCCTCAAGTAGAACAATACAATAATCATACTCCCGTCTTGGTAGATGATATTATCTCGACTGGAAGAACACTTATTGAGACCATTCTACATTTGAAAAAAGCAGGAATGCAACCTCCTATTTGCATTGGTGTTCATGCCGTCTTTGCAGGAAATGCCTATCAAGAAATTTTAAAATCAGGAGCCAAAGAAGTTATTACTTGCAATACTATTCCACATCAAAGCAATAAAATTGACATCAGTGATTTACTATTGTCATAA
- a CDS encoding MlaE family ABC transporter permease, with protein MMLMNAIFKIIKLINSFLLEIGELSFFAGRFFKECFKRPSEFKEFLRQCYNMGNRSLLLVSVTGFIIGLVFTLQSRPTLQEFGAVSWMPSMVSISIIREIGPIITALICAGRIGSGIGAELGSMRVTEQIDAMEVSGTNPFKYLVVTRILATTFMLPVLVFFGDAIAIFGSYLVENIKGHVSFLLYYNQVFNALEFGDLVPATIKSFFFGFAIGLVGCFKGYNCKKGTAGVGIAANSAVVFTSMLLFIIDFIAVFVTDIFYDL; from the coding sequence ATGATGCTTATGAATGCTATTTTTAAAATAATAAAATTGATTAATTCTTTTTTACTTGAAATTGGCGAACTCTCCTTTTTTGCTGGTCGCTTTTTCAAAGAATGCTTCAAACGCCCATCGGAGTTTAAAGAATTCCTTCGGCAATGTTACAATATGGGAAACAGATCATTGTTGCTTGTTTCAGTAACAGGTTTTATTATTGGGCTGGTTTTTACTTTACAGTCAAGACCAACTTTACAAGAATTTGGTGCTGTTTCATGGATGCCTTCTATGGTAAGCATTTCGATTATTAGAGAGATAGGTCCAATCATCACGGCATTAATATGTGCAGGACGAATCGGTTCTGGTATTGGAGCTGAATTGGGATCTATGAGAGTAACGGAACAAATAGATGCAATGGAGGTTTCGGGTACAAATCCATTTAAATACCTAGTTGTCACACGAATACTAGCCACGACCTTCATGCTTCCTGTTTTAGTTTTCTTTGGCGATGCCATTGCTATTTTTGGTTCCTACTTGGTTGAAAACATAAAGGGTCATGTTTCCTTTTTGTTGTACTACAATCAAGTTTTTAATGCTTTAGAATTTGGCGATCTTGTACCAGCCACAATCAAAAGTTTCTTCTTTGGTTTTGCAATTGGCTTAGTAGGTTGTTTTAAAGGCTATAATTGTAAAAAAGGAACCGCAGGAGTTGGTATTGCAGCAAACTCAGCTGTAGTTTTTACCTCCATGCTACTTTTTATAATTGATTTTATAGCTGTTTTTGTCACTGATATATTTTATGATTTATAA
- a CDS encoding ABC transporter ATP-binding protein, translated as MNALSKNIKPIIEIKDLKKSYGDNHVLNGFNMVLNEGENLVIMGKSGSGKSVMIKCLIGLEKPDSGSITVMGENISELNQSTLDDLRTEIGFLFQGSALYDSMTVRENLEFPLRRHTKKFGVLKDTTPLVMEALENVGLAHTLNLMPAELSGGMKRRIALARTLILQPKIILYDEPTTGLDPITAKEILLLMKSIQEKYNTSAIIITHDVDCARVISNRMILLVDGINYTEGIFEELSKSIDPKIQAFFK; from the coding sequence ATGAACGCTCTATCCAAAAATATAAAACCCATTATAGAAATCAAAGACTTAAAAAAAAGCTATGGTGACAACCATGTGCTGAATGGTTTCAATATGGTTTTGAACGAAGGAGAAAATTTGGTTATTATGGGAAAATCCGGATCTGGGAAGTCCGTAATGATAAAATGCCTAATTGGATTAGAAAAACCTGATAGTGGTTCTATTACGGTAATGGGAGAAAATATTAGTGAATTAAATCAATCCACACTAGACGACCTCCGTACCGAAATTGGATTCCTATTCCAGGGTAGTGCGCTGTATGATTCTATGACCGTTCGAGAAAATCTAGAATTCCCATTAAGACGACACACTAAAAAATTTGGCGTACTAAAAGACACCACCCCATTAGTCATGGAAGCCCTAGAAAATGTAGGCTTAGCACACACTTTGAATTTAATGCCTGCAGAATTATCAGGTGGAATGAAGCGTAGAATTGCATTAGCTAGGACCCTAATTCTTCAACCAAAAATAATCCTTTATGATGAGCCTACAACAGGACTAGACCCAATAACGGCAAAAGAAATTTTATTGCTCATGAAATCCATTCAGGAAAAATACAATACCTCAGCTATTATTATAACGCATGACGTTGATTGTGCCAGAGTAATATCTAACAGGATGATTTTATTAGTAGATGGAATTAATTATACCGAAGGAATATTTGAAGAATTATCAAAATCTATTGATCCTAAAATTCAAGCTTTCTTTAAATAA
- a CDS encoding MlaD family protein, with amino-acid sequence MEKTTSQKIRLGLFVIIGLILFVLAIYFIGDKQKMFGKTNHLETIFTNVNGLQLGNNVRFSGVNVGTVRGIEMVNDSNIKVDMIIDKTIFRHIKKDAIATIGSDGLVGSMVINILPGKGKLPPVVPGDVIESLNRIRTDDLLNTFSKTNKNAALLTENLLEITTEINKGKGTVGLLINDIEVANDLKETIHYLKISGKQTSESITNLNKIITSLNNKNNVIGVLKDTAVANNIKTIINNLDQSSSEINKVVDNLNKTILNIKDGKGAINYLSNDPRLVKKIDSTMTNINDASIRLNENLEALKHNFLFRGYFRKQERNKLKRDK; translated from the coding sequence ATGGAAAAAACAACTTCACAAAAAATACGTCTTGGTCTATTTGTAATTATAGGGCTTATACTTTTTGTTTTGGCCATCTATTTCATTGGCGACAAGCAAAAGATGTTTGGAAAAACAAATCATTTAGAAACTATTTTTACTAATGTAAACGGACTGCAATTAGGTAATAATGTTCGTTTTTCAGGTGTAAATGTAGGTACAGTACGTGGCATTGAAATGGTTAATGATTCTAACATTAAGGTCGATATGATTATTGACAAAACTATTTTTAGACACATTAAAAAAGACGCAATTGCTACTATAGGTTCGGATGGATTAGTAGGAAGCATGGTTATTAATATATTACCCGGCAAAGGGAAACTACCACCTGTAGTGCCTGGGGATGTGATTGAATCCTTGAACCGCATTAGAACCGATGATCTTTTAAATACTTTTAGTAAAACCAATAAGAATGCAGCACTACTCACCGAAAATTTACTGGAAATCACAACCGAAATTAATAAAGGAAAAGGAACCGTAGGATTATTAATAAATGATATTGAAGTAGCAAATGACTTGAAGGAAACTATTCATTATTTAAAAATATCAGGTAAACAAACTTCAGAATCGATAACAAATTTAAACAAAATCATTACTTCATTAAATAATAAGAATAATGTTATCGGGGTTTTAAAAGATACAGCTGTCGCCAATAATATAAAAACGATTATCAATAATTTAGACCAGTCCAGCAGTGAAATTAATAAAGTAGTGGACAATCTCAATAAAACCATTTTGAATATCAAAGACGGAAAAGGGGCTATAAACTACCTTTCGAATGACCCAAGATTGGTAAAAAAAATTGATTCGACTATGACAAATATAAATGACGCCAGCATCCGCCTAAATGAGAATTTAGAAGCATTAAAACACAATTTTTTATTTAGAGGATACTTTAGAAAACAGGAAAGAAATAAATTGAAGAGAGACAAATAA
- a CDS encoding pesticidal protein Cry7Aa — protein sequence MLTIEKLGIILSPTDNEFENNGVLNPGIYQEGNTLHILYRAVQEGNYSTIGYAKTDGPMKVTERLDKPLITKELDYEKQGIEDPRIVKIEGIYYITYTAYDGVNTLGALTTSTDLIHFEKKGIITPQVNYQQYESHVNSCNPSKLNPKYHQYYNLFEQIGLVNDETRLLRDKDVVLFPRKINGQFVFLHRIWPGIQIVKFDRWEDLTLKFWEDYLTNLTDYIILDPKDPYEMNYIGAGCPPIETPEGWVLIYHGVHETTTGKIYHAKVALLHLDQPEMEISRLPYPLFSPTKQWEIEGVVSHTVFPTGVALFNNDLYIYYGAADKHIAVAKVSLKELVLELRKQP from the coding sequence ATGCTTACAATCGAAAAACTAGGCATTATTTTAAGTCCTACAGACAACGAATTTGAAAATAACGGGGTTTTAAATCCTGGTATTTATCAAGAAGGGAATACCCTGCATATTTTATATAGAGCAGTCCAAGAAGGAAATTATTCGACCATAGGATATGCGAAGACGGATGGTCCTATGAAAGTAACAGAAAGGCTAGATAAACCTTTAATAACTAAGGAGTTAGATTATGAAAAGCAAGGAATCGAAGATCCAAGAATTGTGAAAATTGAGGGGATTTACTATATTACTTATACCGCCTATGATGGAGTTAATACCCTAGGAGCACTTACTACCTCTACTGATTTAATTCATTTCGAAAAAAAAGGAATAATAACCCCTCAAGTGAATTATCAACAATATGAAAGTCATGTTAATTCTTGCAACCCATCCAAACTCAACCCTAAATACCATCAATATTACAATCTTTTTGAACAAATAGGTCTCGTTAATGACGAAACAAGACTGCTTCGCGATAAAGATGTTGTTTTATTTCCTAGAAAAATTAATGGTCAATTTGTATTCCTCCATCGAATTTGGCCTGGAATTCAAATTGTAAAATTCGACCGATGGGAGGATTTAACTTTAAAATTTTGGGAAGATTATTTGACAAATCTTACTGATTATATTATTCTGGATCCAAAGGACCCTTATGAAATGAATTATATTGGAGCAGGCTGCCCACCTATTGAAACTCCAGAAGGCTGGGTACTAATTTACCATGGTGTCCATGAAACTACTACAGGAAAAATATACCATGCCAAAGTAGCACTATTACATTTAGACCAACCTGAGATGGAGATTTCTAGGCTACCCTATCCCCTTTTCTCTCCAACAAAACAGTGGGAAATAGAAGGTGTTGTTAGCCATACCGTTTTTCCTACCGGTGTTGCTCTATTTAATAATGATCTTTACATCTACTATGGTGCTGCAGACAAGCATATTGCAGTAGCCAAAGTCTCACTTAAAGAACTAGTACTGGAGTTAAGAAAACAACCTTAA
- a CDS encoding glycosyltransferase: MKLDKGIKMLIVSSYPPRECGLATFSNDIINAVKTVFGSTLPIEVCALQNEENEVTYNSEVTFTLLTSKLDQYPLTAEKINERKDIGLVCIQHEFGLYGGEYGDYILAFILALNKPIVTIFHTVLPNPNEKRKKIVQAIIDLSDKIIVLTKKSEEILITNYETPISKIKIIPHGNHNVLWEQKQSLKNKYHFSDKTVLSTFGLISENKNIETTLFALPEIITNHPELIYLIIGKTHPEIIKTEGEKYRKKLEFIVKELYLDSHVIFINEYLELKQLLEYLTLSDIYLFSSKDPNQAVSGTFTYAMSCGCAVISTPIPHAVESIVDGTGILLTEFENPEEFRNAIMSLLEDEEKRINMGKKAFSLAHITSWENIAIQYRLLFDLLTNKEEDLKFSLPPIKLDHIKKLTTNFGILQFSKFSQPDPESGYTLDDNARALINMVMYHSQFPDEEVLELANTYLNYIEGIQRENGWFDNYKDFNHQLTKQNTEVNLEDANGRALWSLGTVIAYKQTLPIEFVVRAKKCWDKAIVRIEDISSPRAIAYALKGLYNYYSIYKEEATEMQIEKLADELLRHYHINSEANWCWYEDYMTYANNVLPEAMMYSYLVTGKQKYKKIAIVTFDFLLSHYFMKGQIKVISNRGWFKKENERVFYGEQPIEVATTIITLDLFNDVTKNSKYKDQLKLAFIWFLGNNHLKQIMYNPENGASYDGLEDKHININQGAESTLCFFKARLIMEKYKNHSH; encoded by the coding sequence ATGAAATTGGATAAAGGAATAAAAATGTTGATTGTTAGCTCATATCCGCCTCGTGAATGTGGCCTAGCTACTTTTTCAAATGACATTATCAATGCTGTTAAAACTGTATTTGGTAGTACCCTTCCTATTGAAGTTTGTGCCTTACAAAATGAGGAAAACGAGGTCACTTATAATTCCGAGGTCACTTTTACATTATTGACATCAAAACTTGATCAATACCCGTTGACAGCTGAAAAAATCAATGAACGCAAGGACATAGGGTTGGTTTGCATTCAGCATGAGTTTGGTCTATATGGTGGTGAGTATGGCGACTATATACTTGCTTTTATTTTAGCTCTTAATAAACCTATTGTAACGATATTCCATACTGTATTGCCTAACCCTAATGAAAAAAGAAAAAAAATAGTGCAAGCCATTATTGATTTGTCTGATAAGATTATTGTCCTTACAAAAAAATCAGAAGAAATTTTAATTACAAACTATGAAACTCCAATTTCAAAAATCAAAATCATTCCTCACGGAAATCACAATGTATTATGGGAACAAAAACAATCTCTTAAAAATAAATATCATTTTTCAGATAAAACAGTCCTTTCCACTTTTGGATTAATCAGTGAAAATAAAAATATAGAAACCACTCTCTTTGCTTTACCTGAAATCATTACGAATCACCCAGAATTAATTTATTTAATTATTGGAAAAACACATCCTGAAATTATTAAAACCGAAGGGGAAAAATACCGAAAAAAATTAGAATTCATTGTCAAAGAACTTTATTTAGATTCTCATGTGATTTTTATAAATGAATACTTAGAACTAAAACAACTATTAGAATATTTAACCTTATCCGATATTTATTTATTTTCCTCCAAAGATCCGAACCAAGCCGTAAGTGGCACTTTTACGTATGCGATGAGTTGTGGTTGCGCTGTGATTTCCACTCCCATTCCACATGCAGTAGAATCAATAGTAGATGGAACTGGAATATTATTAACGGAATTTGAAAATCCAGAAGAATTCCGAAATGCTATCATGTCACTACTTGAAGATGAAGAAAAAAGAATTAATATGGGTAAAAAAGCATTCTCACTAGCTCATATTACGTCTTGGGAAAATATTGCCATTCAGTACCGATTGTTATTTGATTTATTAACAAACAAAGAAGAGGATCTAAAATTCAGTTTGCCTCCAATAAAATTAGACCATATAAAAAAACTCACAACCAATTTTGGAATTCTCCAATTTTCAAAATTTAGCCAACCTGATCCTGAATCTGGTTATACATTGGATGATAATGCAAGAGCGTTAATAAATATGGTTATGTATCATAGCCAATTTCCCGATGAAGAAGTTTTAGAGCTAGCAAATACTTATCTCAATTATATTGAAGGAATACAACGAGAAAATGGCTGGTTTGATAATTATAAAGACTTTAATCATCAATTGACAAAACAAAATACTGAAGTCAATCTTGAAGATGCAAATGGAAGAGCACTATGGAGTTTAGGGACTGTCATTGCATATAAACAAACTTTACCCATTGAATTTGTAGTAAGAGCTAAAAAGTGTTGGGACAAAGCTATAGTGAGAATTGAAGACATTAGTTCACCTAGAGCTATTGCCTATGCTTTAAAGGGACTTTATAACTATTATTCTATTTATAAAGAAGAAGCGACCGAAATGCAGATTGAAAAGTTAGCTGATGAATTGTTACGCCATTATCATATCAATTCAGAAGCAAACTGGTGTTGGTATGAAGATTATATGACTTACGCCAATAATGTATTACCAGAAGCTATGATGTACAGTTACTTAGTTACAGGGAAGCAGAAATATAAAAAAATTGCTATTGTTACCTTTGATTTCCTACTTTCTCATTATTTTATGAAAGGACAAATAAAAGTAATTTCGAACCGAGGATGGTTTAAAAAAGAAAATGAAAGAGTTTTTTATGGAGAACAACCCATTGAAGTGGCAACCACAATTATTACGTTGGATTTATTTAATGATGTAACTAAGAATTCAAAATACAAAGACCAACTTAAACTTGCTTTCATCTGGTTTTTAGGCAATAATCATCTCAAACAAATTATGTATAACCCAGAAAACGGAGCTTCTTATGACGGACTAGAAGACAAACATATCAATATTAATCAAGGAGCCGAATCTACATTGTGTTTTTTTAAAGCCCGATTAATAATGGAAAAATATAAAAACCACAGCCACTGA